Proteins from a genomic interval of Rosa chinensis cultivar Old Blush chromosome 2, RchiOBHm-V2, whole genome shotgun sequence:
- the LOC112186688 gene encoding mitogen-activated protein kinase kinase kinase 20, translating to MEWIRGEQLGRGSFATVSSAKPKNQSTKTPSLMAVKSSEASFSSLLKNEKQVLDQIGSCPQVVRCFGDDHTFENGTAFYNLFLEYASGGCLADQLKKNGGRLAEIDVKRYARAVLKGLRFVHSKGFVHCDVKLANVLVFENGAAKIADFGLAKKAGPTGNRVEVRGTPLYMSPESVNEQEFESPADIWAFGCLVAEMVTGKPVWNDGPGSNMCKLLMRIGGDESPEIPEELSEEGKDFLGKCFVKDQRKRWTAEMLLEHPFVISDDTVPLEDVEDELFSSPRGPFDFPDWVSMTSSEISPEFSELVTSDLNSSFDWSSETSSNPAAGRLRRLVTDETHDWSVSGSWVTIR from the coding sequence ATGGAGTGGATTCGAGGCGAGCAACTTGGCCGTGGAAGCTTTGCTACCGTCAGTtcagcaaaacccaaaaatcagtCTACTAAAACCCCATCATTGATGGCCGTCAAGtcttctgaagcttccttctctTCTCTGCTCAAGAACGAGAAACAAGTTCTCGACCAAATCGGCTCCTGCCCGCAAGTCGTCCGCTGCTTCGGAGATGATCACACCTTCGAAAACGGCACGGCGTTCTACAACTTGTTCTTGGAGTACGCCAGCGGCGGCTGCTTGGCCGATCAGCTCAAGAAAAACGGCGGCCGGTTAGCGGAGATAGATGTTAAACGATATGCCAGAGCAGTTCTTAAAGGCCTTCGCTTTGTTCATTCAAAAGGGTTTGTTCACTGCGACGTAAAGTTAGCGAATGTTCTTGTTTTTGAGAATGGTGCGGCGAAGATTGCCGATTTCGGACTTGCCAAAAAGGCAGGGCCGACCGGAAACAGAGTCGAAGTCCGGGGAACTCCGCTGTACATGTCGCCGGAATCGGTGAACGAGCAAGAGTTCGAGTCGCCGGCGGATATTTGGGCTTTTGGGTGTTTAGTGGCGGAGATGGTGACCGGGAAACCGGTCTGGAATGATGGGCCGGGCTCGAATATGTGCAAGCTTTTGATGAGAATAGGGGGAGATGAGTCGCCGGAAATTCCAGAAGAGTTGAGTGAAGAAGGGAAAGATTTTCTTGGAAAGTGTTTTGTGAAGGATCAGAGAAAGAGATGGACGGCTGAGATGCTCTTGGAACACCCCTTTGTTATTTCTGATGATACTGTTCCATTGGAGGACGTTGAAGACGAGTTGTTCTCATCTCCAAGAGGTCCTTTTGATTTCCCTGATTGGGTTTCGATGACTAGTTCGGAAATTTCACCAGAATTTTCTGAGTTGGTGACAAGTGATTTGAATTCCAGCTTTGATTGGTCGTCGGAAACGAGTTCTAATCCTGCGGCCGGTCGTTTGCGGCGGCTGGTGACGGATGAGACACATGATTGGTCGGTTTCCGGAAGTTGGGTGACTATCAGGTGA
- the LOC112183811 gene encoding zinc finger MYM-type protein 1-like, with protein MKAFLERYHKRKATEQLTPPEAPQIRNTSNDGTSEHHSEELNLTNQLAPPQSHRTNNASEDIGTSKYSVNEINIEDLPGDPGLRTPILEYHPNVRDRVRRHYLLQGPCQPKNYNFPQTEFSGVKRRFNVNWFKDHPSWLEYSIEKDAAYCLHCYLFKPNIGDQAGGDVFVGTGFNNWKKKDKLKDHVGGINSAHNNARRMCEVLLNQRQHVDTVLVNQTQQDRINYHTRLNASVDCARFLLRQGLPFRGHDESDYSNNQGNFRELLKWHSDKVDDIKKVVLKNAPRNHQLTSPDIQHDIVKAAATETLNVIISDIGDALFSILVDESRDVSGKEQMAIVLRYVSKGQVIERFVGVKHVTDTTSASLKTAIDQFFSENGLSISSLRGQGYDGASNMRGEFNGLKALILKENGSAFYVHCFAHQLQLAIVAVAKNHILISNLFMFVGNLVNVVGSSCKRRDSLREKQVAKIIEELNIGSILSGRGLNQETTLKRAGDTRWSSHYGTLISIINLFPSLVELLEEIKEDGSSTDQKQDASRLLDSLESFDFVFSLHLMKVLLGTTNQLSQALQRRDQDIVNAMNLVKVCKEQLQNMRDNGWDSLLSQVVSFCEKQEIDVPNMDDVPFIPGKSRRRAPKVTNLHRYRVELFCAVIDMQLQELNDHFTETTTELLLCMTCLNPSNSFSAFSKEKLIRLAQFYPKDFSAVSLLALEDELDTYISDMRSSSVFTQLKGISDLGEKMVETQKDKVYPLVYLLITLTLILPVATATVERAFSAMKIIKSDLRNRMGDMWMNSSMITYIEKEIFDEDQKRTSATDAKVQKSLTEALGDADGGSGSVFGDQGYPGRDRSRNLFAGGLLGDEFEVEIGLVRVSVELPAQTSNFDQVGPQLDGDHVRGVPGL; from the exons ATGAAAGCCTTTTTAGAGAGGTATCATAAGAGAAAAGCAACCGAACAGTTGACACCACCTGAAGCTCCTCAAATAAGAAACACATCCAATGATGGTACTTCAGAACATCATTCTGAAGAATTGAACTTGACAAATCAGTTGGCACCCCCTCAATCCCATCGGACAAATAATGCATCTGAAGATATTGGTACTTCAAAATATTCTGTCAATGAGATTAATATAGAAGATCTTCCTGGAGATCCTGGACTTCGAACTCCGATTTTAGAGTACCATCCTAATGTTCGAGATCGAGTGCGAAGACATTATTTACTGCAAGGTCCTTGTCAACCAAAAAACTATAATTTTCCTCAAACAGAATTTAGTGGTGTTAAGCGAAGGTTTAATGTCAATTGGTTTAAGGATCATCCTAGTTGGTTGGAGTATAGTATAGAAAAGGATGCTGCATATTGTTTGCATTGTTATctttttaaaccaaatattgGAGACCAAGCAGGTGGTGATGTATTTGTTGGTACGGGGTTTAATAATTGGAAGAAAAAAGACAAGCTTAAAGATCATGTTGGAGGGATCAATAGCGCTCACAACAATGCTAGAAGAATGTGTGAAGTTTTATTAAATCAAAGACAGCATGTTGATACAGTTTTGGTGAACCAAACACAACAAGATCGGATTAACTATCACACTCGTTTGAATGCATCAGTTGATTGTGCTCGTTTTCTACTACGACAAGGATTGCCATTTCGTGGTCATGATGAATCTGATTATTCAAATAACCAAGGAAATTTTAGAGAGCTTTTGAAGTGGCATTCTGATAAAGTTGATGATATAAAAAAGGTTGTCTTGAAAAATGCTCCAAGAAATCATCAATTAACATCACCTGATATTCAACATGATATTGTCAAGGCTGCTGCAACTGAAACTCTCAATGTCATAATTAGTGACATTGGTGACGCATTATTCTCTATTCTTGTTGACGAGTCTCGTGATGTATCAGGAAAAGAGCAAATGGCAATTGTATTGCGATATGTGAGCAAAGGACAAGTAATTGAGCGTTTTGTCGGTGTTAAACATGTCACTGATACTACTTCTGCATCACTGAAGACAGCCATTGATCAATTCTTTTCAGAGAATGGATTAAGCATATCTAGCCTCCGTGGTCAAGGTTATGATGGAGCTAGTAATATGAGAGGAGAATTCAATGGTCTAAAAGCACTTATTTTAAAGGAGAATGGGTCAGCTTTTTATGTTCATTGCTTTGCTCACCAGCTTCAGCTGGCTATTGTGGCTGTAGCAAAAAATCATATCTTAATCTCTAATCTCTTCATGTTTGTTGGTAATTTGGTGAATGTTGTTGGAAGCTCATGTAAACGTCGTGATTCTCTTCGAGAGAAACAAGTCGCCAAGATTATCGAAGAACTTAATATTGGTTCTATTTTAAGTGGGAGGGGCTTGAATCAGGAAACCACCCTAAAGCGAGCTGGTGATACAAGATGGAGCTCACATTATGGTACTTTGATTAGTATCATCAACTTATTTCCATCTTTAGTTGAATTGcttgaagaaataaaagaggatGGATCATCTACAGATCAGAAACAAGATGCAAGCAGATTATTAGACTCATTGGAATCATTCGACTTTGTATTTAGTCTGCATTTGATGAAGGTTTTGTTGGGGACTACAAATCAATTATCACAGGCATTGCAAAGAAGAGACCAAGATATTGTGAATGCAATGAACTTAGTTAAAGTGTGTAAGGAGCAATTGCAAAATATGAGAGACAATGGATGGGATTCTCTTCTTAGTCAAGTTGTTTCATTTTGTGAAAAACAGGAGATTGATGTTCCTAACATGGATGATGTTCCTTTTATTCCAGGAAAATCACGACGTAGAGCTCCAAAGGTCACTAATCTGCATAGGTATCGAGTTGAATTATTTTGTGCAGTCATAGATATGCAACTTCAAGAGCTAAATGATCATTTTACAGAGACTACTACCGAGCTACTTCTCTGTATGACATGTCTTAATCCATCTAATTCATTCTCCGCTTTTAGCAAAGAAAAATTGATTCGGCTTGCTCAGTTTTATCCTAAAGATTTTTCTGCAGTATCTCTCTTGGCTCTTGAAGATGAATTGGACACTTATATATCTGATATGCGAAGCAGTAGTGTGTTTACACAATTGAAAGGAATTAGTGACCTTGGAGAAAAAATGGTTGAGACACAGAAGGACAAGGTTTATCCATTAGTTTACTTGCTCATAACATTGACGCTAATTCTTCCAGTTGCAACTGCCACTGTAGAAAGAGCATTTTCTGCCATGAAGATCATAAAAAGTGATTTGCGAAACCGAATGGGAGACATGTGGATGAATAGCAGCATGATTACATATATCGAGAAAGAAATATTTGATG aggatcagaagcggacgtccgcaactgATGCAAAAGTGCAGAAGTCGCTCACGGAGGCGTTGGGCGATGCCGATGGCGGCTCTGGTTCTGTCTTCGGAGACCAGGGATACCCCGGACGTGATCGAAGTCGAAATTTGTTTGCCGGTGGACTCCTCGGTGACGAGTTCGAAGTCGAAATTGGTTTGGTCAGAGTTTCTGTTGAACTTCCAGCGCAGACCTCCAACTTCGATCAGGTTGGCCCTCAACTTGATGGTGATCACGTTCGGGGTGTCCCTGGTCTCTGA